The Gemmatimonadota bacterium DNA segment TCGCGTACCAGCTCAACCACCTGGCGAACAACCTGTTTTACCAGGGCCGCTTCGACTCGGTCGTGACAGTGACGGAGCAAGTGCTTGGCCTTCCTGCGGACGACCTGCCAGCAGTCACCCGGCGCGAGGCGATACCACCATCAATCTTGCGTCCGTCGCGAAGGACCGCGGCGACACCGCACGAGCCGTGACGCTCGCTCGCACGGGGGCGCGCCTCCTGGAGCAGTGGTACGGTCCCGAGCATCATCGCACCGCCGGTGGCATCGCGGAATTCGGACGCGCATTTGTCGCGGCGCGTGCGTGGGATGATGCGGGCAGACTTCGTCGCGCGCTGGCCTACCGTCAGGAACCGGGTCTACGGTACCGATCATCCCCTGGTGGCCAATCTCTGGAGTGACCTGGCGAATGTCGCCATTGGCCGTCAGCGTCCGGCGGAGGCCGAGCCCATTTTCCGGCGCATCGTCGAGATCTATCGTCGCCGGCACAACGATCGGCATTACCTCATCGGTCTCTTTCGTGGCAACCTTGCCGGCACGCTCCTCCGACTCAACCGACCCGCGGAGGCCGAGCAAGAACTCCGCGCTGGCTTGGCCATGTACGCGATCACGCTGCCACCGGACCACCAGAACATTGGGATACACCACACAAGGCTCGCGCGGGCGCTCGTAGCGCAGAAGCGGTTCCTCGAGGCGGTCGTGGAGGCCAACGAAGGGCTCGCAATCCTCCTGAAGCAATCCACGCCGGCGAAGGCATGGGTAGACGGAGCGCGCGAGGTGCAGCTGGAGGCCTATGTGGCGCTCGGCGACACGGCCCAAGCCAGGCGGGTTCGCGCAGAACTCGGTCCTTCAGCCCCCGCTGCTCCCAAGTAGTCGCCCGGCACGTGGTGCGCCGTCTCTGAGTCTCGACGTGTGACAGGCACGACTCGACGGGCAAGGCGCTCAGGATCCGTCCCACGCCACGCGTGTTCCCCCTGAGCGCGGTGAGCGGAGGGCGCCTCACGACACACGCCCGCCGGGGCTGACTCTGTCGGCCCCGGCGGGCGTGTTGGCAATGGCGCGGGCTACTTCTTCGCGACGAAGGTCTTTCTTCACCCAGCCCTCGACATTGGAGCCCATCACCTTAAGGAATCCGTCCTTCTCTTCTCCCGCGAAGATAAGGTCGTCGCTCTTCTTCACCGTGCCCGCCACGCGCGCCGCGTCCGACGGACTCGCGTGGATCTTGACGTTGTCGATCTTTGGGGCGAGGACATCGCCTTCATTGAACACGGTTCCCGCCTTCGGGACGTCGCCGCTGGCCAGTTTGGACGGGTCGAACTTGGCCGCGCGCGCCGTCATGACGGGATCGTCCTTCAGCTGCTTTACGATGTTGTTGAAGTTGTCCATGTAGGAGGCGGCAATCATCTTGCCTTCCGCAGTGCTCGTATACGCACCACCACCGCCAACCATGCCACCGGCCCACCCGAACATGCCGAGGGAGAAGTCGGTTTTCTTCGCCTTGCCTTCGGCGGCCGCGACCTGCACTGTCGTGCGAGCATCGGCGATGAGAATCGTGGTCGTGGCTTCCTTGAACTTCACACCACCCGCGATCGCGCCGACGCCCAACCGGCGCCCGATCCCCCCGATGGCCCCACCCGCGCCACCCGCGTTGTTATCGACCACCTGAATGGCAGGGTTCATGACGAAGTCTGCGAGCACCATCTGCCCCTTGCCCATGTTGGAACCGGCCTGACCCTCGCCATCCCCCGCGAGTTCGCGCTCACCTTTCATGACTTCCATGCCGGCTCCGCGTTCGAGCACAACGAAGCACTTGGATTGCTGCACCATCATGCGCAGCAGCGCGGTGGGAGAGCCCAGGGAGTAGCGCGCGAAGTACTGCATGTACTCCTGTCGCGGTTCGGCGAGGGCCATCGTGCCGATGGGGCGCTCGCACTTTTCGAGCTGGTCCTTGTCTTGTGCGAGGGCAGGGAGGGCCGTCAGGGCGAGCAGGGCGCTCGCGCCCAGGACGGACGAGGGGAGGTTGGACATCGAAGATCTCCTGGGATGGGGTTTGGAGGGCGTCGGGGAACGCCATACCGATAATTGCGCAGTGGGGCGCGTCCCGGTCATGGCGTTGTGGGAGCGACGACCCAGCCCGAACCGTTACGAGACGTGACAGCAGGCCAGATCGACCGGCGGCAGCGATCCGCAGTCGGACGAGGATGCTCGTTTCGGACGACCTTCCGGGTCCCTTCCCTTGTCGTGAGTGGTCCACCGGGACCTCGCGTACCCCTTATCGAAAACCGTGCGCGAACGCGGCCTTCGTAGAGGTTCTCCGAGGAATTGCGGACGAACCACCTCCCACCTGTCACCGCTCTCGAGTAGGAGTCCCCTGCCTTGAGCCAACGCCGCCCATCAGTCAGAGGGCGTGCGCGCTGATCCATCTCCCAGACGCTCACTATTGCGAGGTAGGCGAGCCGATACGGCGGTTCGCCCTGCGACGCACTGCGCGGTGCGAGTCCCCTCTTCTACAGGAATCTCAACCTCCGTGGGAGACGGAGAGCGACCACCGAGGCGTGGGTGCTGCCCTCAGTAGTACATGCGCTTCGGCAGGAGGAATGGTCCGAAATTGTTGGTGCCATCACCGAACGAGCCTCCACCCCAGCAATACGCCTCGCCGTCCAGCCCCATCGCACACACGCCCGCCGTGAACGTCGAAAGCGTGCTATAGCGGGTCGGTCCCCGCACTTGAACCGGCGTCAAGTGGCCCGTGGTGGTACCTGTCATGAGTTGTCCGGCACCGTTAAGCCCCCAGCACAACAGCATCCCGCCGCTTGTGAGTCCACAGGTGAATCCGGTCGCGTTGGCCGAGACGAATCCGCCGCCAGCGAAGATGGCGGAGAACTTCACGCCTCCCGCCACCCGCACGGGGGTTGCCGTACTGACAGCGGTTCCGTCGCCAAGCTCCCCGTTGCCGTTCTGCCCCCAGCACCAGGCGGTTCCGTCCGCCTCAAGCGCGCAGGCATGCTCGTCGGCCGCCGTGATGGCGACGAACTTTCGGCCGCCGACCACCGGCCACGGAACCAGACGTCGGGTCCCGTCACCCGTGCCGAGTGAGCCCAGCTGCCCTCGCCCCCAGCAGTATGCGTCGCCCGCGGCAGAGAGCGCGCAGGTGAAACCCACCGCGGCGGCGATCTGCGTGAACCGCAAGGTGGTGGTCACAGCGAGGGGCGTGTTGCGGTTCACCTGCGTGTTGTCGCCGAGCTGCCCCTGACTGTTCTCGCCCCAGCAATACGCGACGCCGGCGGCCGTGAGAGCACAGGTGTGGTTGAAGCCGCCGCTTTGAGACGTGGCGATCTGTCGGAACTTGATACCACCACTGACGGCCACCGGAGCGTTTGCGGCCGCATTGGAGCCTCGACCCAACGCACCACTGGCGTTGTCGCCCCAACACCACGCGTCGTCCGCAAAGTCGACGGCGCAGGCGTAGCTGCTGCCGACGCTGACAGTGCGGTAGCGACGGCCGCCGACGACGGGGACAGGGGTCGTGTATTCACCTACGGTTGTGCCTGCGCCCGCCGCGCCGTTGCGATTGTCGCCCCAGCAAAACAGCGTGCTGTCGGCGGCCATTCCGCACGTCGATGACATGCCGCCGAAGATCTTCAGGAACTTGCGCTCGCCCGCCACGGCCACCGGCTGCGCGGAATACGTGTAGCTGCCGTTTCCAAGCTGGCCGGCGTTGTTGGCCCCCCAGCAGCGGAAGTAGCCGCTCGTGAGGCGACCGCACACGAA contains these protein-coding regions:
- a CDS encoding peptidoglycan-binding protein, with amino-acid sequence MSNLPSSVLGASALLALTALPALAQDKDQLEKCERPIGTMALAEPRQEYMQYFARYSLGSPTALLRMMVQQSKCFVVLERGAGMEVMKGERELAGDGEGQAGSNMGKGQMVLADFVMNPAIQVVDNNAGGAGGAIGGIGRRLGVGAIAGGVKFKEATTTILIADARTTVQVAAAEGKAKKTDFSLGMFGWAGGMVGGGGAYTSTAEGKMIAASYMDNFNNIVKQLKDDPVMTARAAKFDPSKLASGDVPKAGTVFNEGDVLAPKIDNVKIHASPSDAARVAGTVKKSDDLIFAGEEKDGFLKVMGSNVEGWVKKDLRREEVARAIANTPAGADRVSPGGRVS
- a CDS encoding tetratricopeptide repeat protein, which gives rise to MASRNSDAHLSRRVRGMMRADFVARWPTVRNRVYGTDHPLVANLWSDLANVAIGRQRPAEAEPIFRRIVEIYRRRHNDRHYLIGLFRGNLAGTLLRLNRPAEAEQELRAGLAMYAITLPPDHQNIGIHHTRLARALVAQKRFLEAVVEANEGLAILLKQSTPAKAWVDGAREVQLEAYVALGDTAQARRVRAELGPSAPAAPK
- a CDS encoding RCC1 repeat-containing protein encodes the protein MVSTSELLRRVSVGGAHACGLTAQGSALCWGWNAYGQAGTGVSGNEETIPKAVSGARQYRRLAHGRYHACGLAVSGEVYCWGENSRGQLGTGVPGNTNVPTLIAGGRRYRDIAATDEASCAVEDTGDVYCWGTWTRSGTPQLAFEGSGLASLSMSSTHACGVDGAGVAYCWGDNRFGQLGSGNATSTSELVAVSGGHTFAEIDAGYFFTCGLTDSGRAFCWGTNQSLQLGTGSTSPAAVPTPTAVAGGADFTELSAGGHFVCGRLTSGYFRCWGANNAGQLGNGSYTYSAQPVAVAGERKFLKIFGGMSSTCGMAADSTLFCWGDNRNGAAGAGTTVGEYTTPVPVVGGRRYRTVSVGSSYACAVDFADDAWCWGDNASGALGRGSNAAANAPVAVSGGIKFRQIATSQSGGFNHTCALTAAGVAYCWGENSQGQLGDNTQVNRNTPLAVTTTLRFTQIAAAVGFTCALSAAGDAYCWGRGQLGSLGTGDGTRRLVPWPVVGGRKFVAITAADEHACALEADGTAWCWGQNGNGELGDGTAVSTATPVRVAGGVKFSAIFAGGGFVSANATGFTCGLTSGGMLLCWGLNGAGQLMTGTTTGHLTPVQVRGPTRYSTLSTFTAGVCAMGLDGEAYCWGGGSFGDGTNNFGPFLLPKRMYY